ATCAGAATAACAAACGTTGGAAAAAGGACCGTAGTGATGGGGGAAAAAATGATAAAATTTAATTAATTTGTCTATTTTTTCTACATGAGATGACAAAAAAAGGCTCTTCACTATCATGAATCTGGAAGACAAGCCCCTTTCATGGAGTTTGTCTATGGTGTAAAGAAGAGCTCTTTGTCTGTGATTCAGATTTTTCATTAAATTACCATCTATCAAGTATGTTTATGTTCAAAATATTTCCATTTAACGATATTCTATGATTTATTCATTAGCTATTTTCACAGCTATTGAGAAGACGAATTAAAAATTACTTTATTTATTAAATAGAATTCTACTCGAACTATAAATCTTTACTTTAGCGTTAAGTCTTAGTATGTTCAGCAGGGATTAATGCCCATGTTATTCATTGTATTGAATAATCATTCATCATATTGAATGACTAACAGATCTTCTCTATTTTTTCGGGAAAAAACATCCACTCCTATGTTCTCATGGTCGGTGAGAAAACTACACTCAAGAAGAAATCAAAAAACTCTGCTATTTTCCCAGTTTGCCAGTTACACAATCACCAAAAGCCTATTTTCCTCAACGATCGCCATTCTCCTCAAGCAGCCAGTACCACAATGGCACATACCTTATCCTTTTCCCATCAACGACCTCCTCATTAAAGAAGTCTGATGTAATGATATACTTGTCTAGTATAATCGATAATCGATGAAATTTGCTGATTTTGTCGTGTAAAAACGATAAATTTGCGAGATGACATTTTAGATGTAAGCGACAAGGAAAAAACAGAAAAATTAAGGCAGTCCATTCTTTCAAAGGTTTTTTCAGGTCAACTTGTTGGGACAGAGGCTGAGATTCTTCGGCTTAATTTCACAATTTTACCAGATAATAGGATTCTACTGGAACTCAAAAGAAATAAATTTCGAGTACTGGGATCAACTCTTATAATATGCAATATATATAATTACAGGGGAATATCACGGCAGGGGGATATAAGGGCAGAGAAGATCCTGTTAAAGCCAGCAATCTCTGAATTTCCGGTTCATATGCTTCAATAAGAAACATAGCTGTGGTTATTCTCCTTAACTAAAAAGAAGTTTAGAATAAAAAAGAAGTTTAGAATAATAAAGAGAAAAGAGGGAGTATCATGAAGGAAGGCACAAAAGAAGAAATGGAAGGCAAGTTTAGTAAGGCTAAGGGAGAAATCAAGGAAAGCGCAGGAGAAATGACCGGGGACATTGAGATGGAAGCAAAAGGTGAGGCTGAAAAAAGAAAAGGAGAAGCTCAGGAAAAAGTAGGGAAAATAAGGAAAGAGTTTGAAAAATCAAACTGCGGGCGGCCACCCCACCCTAAAGGATGGGGTATGCTTCGGGCCGCCCGCCCGGTTACTCGGGGACAGATAATTAAGCATCCTCTAACAAGGTTTCATGAACATAAGTGATTGAAATTTGCCTCGGTTTCCGGTCCGATTTACGATTATTATACAAGGAAGCTATGATTTAGAGATTTAAAGAGAAAAACGAAGAGGCGAGGGTTCACTTCATCCCCTACCTAAAGGAAGGGGTATTCGTGACCCTCTGCGCTCCCGTTGTAATAAAGGCAGGATATCACAAATCTTGAAGACTGGCTTAAACTGGAATTTAAGACTGGCCTAAACTGGAATTTGATTCTAAGTCTACCACTGAAAATTCTACCAGCTGATTATTGACAATTTTTTAATACATTTAAGACAGTTTTGGGCCAGGGTTTTTCGTTATTTCTTATTTTTTCCTTATTTTTCCACTTATTTTTTCCGGCCCATCAGGACAGGAAACTTAGCGAGGAAAGAGCCTGTTCCCTTCTGTATTCGGATTTAATCCCCTTTGCCAGCTCAAGGGCTTTTTTCAGGACTTCTTCCTTTCTTACTCCGTCCAGATACGGAATAATGAAAGAGAGAGCTTCGGGTCTCATATCTTTATCTTTAAGGTTAAAGGCTAACTGAAGAGCTTCGTCTATAATTTCTCCTTTTCTTTGCCCGTTCAGATAAGGGATAAGCAGAGAGAGGGATTGTCCCCTCAAATACTCAGACTGAATACTGTATGACAGTTCAAGGGCTTTTTCCATTATCTTTTCATTTTTTGAGCCGAACAGGTGAGGGATAATTGAGGAAAGGATCTGGAATTTTGAGTCACTGTATTGAATATATAAAGCAAAGGCAAGGATATCTTCAATAAGCCTTTCTTTCCCTGGCCCTCTCAGATGCGGGGCAAGAGAACGGAGTACAAGTGCCCTTTCTTCTTCGTCCTGAATTCTTGATGCGGAACAGAGGGCCTTTTCTATAAGTTCTGCCCGCCTGGGTTCTTCCAGATAAGGAATAAGCATGGAAAGAGCCTGAGACCTTAAATCCCCGTATTCAATTCCGGAGGCAAAACCAAGGATTTTTTCCATAAATTCCTCTTTTTCGGGCCCCTCCAGCTCAGAGAGAACCGATAACTGAGACTGAAACCTCTGGATTTCGCTCTGGCCTTTTATATGCATTTCTGCAATTTTTGCCATTCTTATGGAACTTGGGGTTCCTTCAGTCTGGATTTCCTGAGTCAGCTGAATGTGTGTGTACGGGCTTTTCAGCTTTTTGACATTAATTCCGACTTCGGGTATGACTCCAGACATAGAGGGATCCGTTTCTTCTTCTGCCATCTCCAGTGCCTGAGCAATAATTTTTTTTGACATAAATTCTTCGAGCATCTTATTAAATTCTTCAAACACTTTCTTTCTATTGTTTAAGTTCTGTATTTTAAGCCCGGTAGAATACTCTTCGATCATTTTCTTGATTTCTTCGCCTTCCGTAAAATGCGAAATTTCCAGAGCCAGATCCGGGTTCTGCTCAAGGACTTTAAGAATCTCCCGCGTCAGAGCCTGTTTTACCTCAGGGTTGGAAGATGCAACAACCATATCTTCTGCGGCTTCTTTTAATTCAGGATGGTTTTTAGAAAATATTTTTTCCCATAATTTTTTCCTGGCCGCCCATACCTCAGGTCCTGCTTTTTTGCCGGCTTCTTCATCCGCCCTTTTAGATCCGATAACCAGGCAGGGAATTACAGGCTCAATAAAATCTGCTACTTCTTCTGCAAGTTGCTCAAGAGTTATTTTTTGTTGCCGCATAGTTTCTTCCTTCATTTACAGGATATTATGTCCTTCTCTTTTTGGTTAGCTCCGGAATAAAGATATCAGTAAATGTATGCCTGTAGTGGAATAAACAGAATAACAAATAAATACTTCGTTTTAAGCTTTAGAAAGCTCAGTATAATCTATCACATATCCGTGAGATTACACCAATCAACACAAAAGCAAGCTTCCCACAGCAGCTGCATCTGTCAGATGTTAAAAGATACAGATCCCCAGAAAACAATCAAAATTGTGAAAAATTCATGTTTACTTTTTAGATTAAAACCCTTCTTTATTTAAGAAAACAGGTATATCCCGGATAATATATAAATATGTTTAAGTAACTTTTTTAAAATATTAAGAGATATGTCCAGAATAAAAATAATTCTTCTTGCGTGTATGTTAGCTCTTCTATTCTCCGGCTGTGTGGAAAATTCGGCGGTATTTGAGAAAAATACAGCTACTCTTAAAGAAAATACAATAAATGCGGATTCAGTCAGGGGCTATGACATAGCTTCTGCAAACAATGCTTTTGCTTTTGATATGTATTCACAGCTGACGCAACAGGTAACTGGAGACTATGAAAACATCTTATTTTCCCCGTACAGCATTTCTGCTGCCATGGCAATCTGTTACGAAGGGGCGGAGAACACCACGAAGGAGCAAATATCAAACGTATTTTATTTCCCTACCAACAAAACCGTTTTGAAAGTACGTCTGGAGAGAATAAACGACAGGATCAATTCCGGAAGCGGCGATTATGAACTCCAAACTGCAAATGCGCTCTGGATACAGGAGGGCTACCCTGTAAAAGAAGAATATCTTTTCAATGTGAAAAAATACTATGACGGAGAAGTAGCTAACCTTGATTTCGTGAGAAAACCGGATGATTCCAGAAATACCATTAATGAATGGGTAGAAACCAGAACCAGCGATAAAATCAAGGATCTGGTTCCAAAAAGTATGATTACGCCTGACACCCGAATAATTATTACAAATGCAATTTACTTTAACGGAAAATGGGCATACACATTTGATAAGCAGCTTACGGAAAAGAGAGCTTTTTATCCGGCAAATGGGGAAGAAGCCTCTGTTGATATGATGTATATGTATAACAATTTTAATTATGGCGAAAACTCAAAGGCAAAAATCATAGAATTGCCTTATAAAGGCAATGACTTATCTATGTACATTGTGCTTCCGAAAGACAATAACATCAAAGAATTTGAAACAGAATTCACAATTAACGATTATACAGAACTTAAAAATGAAATGGATTCCACAGTAAACGTGGATATTTTAATTCCGAAATTTAAGTTTGAGACTAAAACAGAACTTTCGGACTCCTTTGTCGAAATGGGCGTTGTCGACGCCTTCAGGCAGGCAAATTTTTCAGGCATAAGTAATAGCCCATTAAAAGTATCCGAAGTAATTCATCAAACATTTATAGATGTGAAGGAAGAAGGAACAGAAGCTGCCGCAGCAACAGGGGTTGGGATGACAGTAGGTATGGATTTCTCATGGGATTCCAAACAAAGGGAATTCAAAGCCGACCATCCGTTCATGTTTTTCATAGAAGACAGAAGGACAAACTGCATCCTTTTCATGGGAAAAGTCGAATACCCCGAGTATAAGAACGACACATGAAACTCGTTTTGTTTCAGCTAAAATTCAAAATCAATACCTATAAGAGATAAACCTGACAAACTGGAATATATCATAAGAGGAAGCAACTGAAGCAGCAGTTGGTGGGAATTTTTGAGTAACCAGCCCGGTATACACGATAAGACTTTCAGTCAGGAATCTGATGATAGGATAAAAGCTGCAAAGCAACTGGGAGCCCTTTTTGAGGTTTTTCCGGACAGAAAACAGGCATTTGAAGACCTTTTAAGGCTCTGTTCCGACAGGGACAGCGAGGTAAGGGTAGAGGCCATTAATTCTCTTACAACTGTTTTTCCAAATGTGCCGGAAAAAGAACTTACCTGGGAGAGGTTTGTAAACCTTACAGCTTATCCCGTTGAACAGGTCTTTGCAGCGGCAGTTAGCGCCCTGATAACTGTTTTTCCCCTGGTGCCGGATAAAGACAGGGCATGGAAAGACCTTATTGAGCTGATAAATTCAAAATCAAGCATCGAAGACGTCAGCAGGGGGATCGTCAGCTCTCTTCAAAATGCTATTTCTGAATATCCTGACAGAGAACATGCGTGGAAGGATTTGCTGGAAATGACAGCATCAGAAGACCCTTATGCCCGAAAAAAGGCTGCTTCTTTATTAAGCACTGTTTTTCCGGGGCTGCCTGAAGGGAAAAAAACTAAAGCATGGAAAGACCTGCTTGGGCTGGCAGGAGAAAAAGGGGACTCACAGGTAAGTGAACAGGCTTCAAAGGCTATCCGGGAGGTTTTCCCATTTTTGCCTGATGAAAAGAAAGACGAAGGCTGGGAAGAGATGCTCGAGCTGGCAGGGGGGTCAGCAGATCATGTTGCCCGGATGAAAATTCTGCCCTTTCTGCCTTCGGTCTTTTCTTCCGTCCCGGATAAGAATAAGGCATGGGACACAATTTTCAGGTTCACAGGTGATGAAAGAGAAACTGTGCGAAAGCAGGCTATGGATGCTCTTGTTTCTATTTCTACTGAGATGTCAGATAAAAGCAGGGTCTGGTCTGACTTCATTAAGCTTACAGAAGCACAGGATGAGTATGTAAGGGATAGGGCTGTGGATGCCCTTTCCAGTGTGTACCAGTGCCTTGAAAATAAAGACGCTGCCTGGAAAGAACTGATAGAGCTTACCGGAAGCGAGGAAGAAAATATCCGGACAACAGCTGCCCGTGCCCTGAACAGGATATTCCCTTATGTTTCCGACAAGAGCCAGGCATACTCGGACATTATAGACCTGGCTGAAAAGGAAGATAATTATATGCTCAGGGAGGTCGCAAGGAACCTTTCTTCTATCCACCCCCAATTTTATGGTGAATACGGAACAGATGAAATGAGAGCGGAAATTGGGGAAATAAATGAGAGTGGAAGACAGAATGGGAAGAAAGAAGATAAATTTTCAGGTTTTTCCGGGCCAGCATCCGAAAAAGCTGCCTTTCTGAGGAGGGACACGGCTACTTTTCGGGGATCTGCTCCGGGTCAGCATGATATGGGGAAGAATAGAGAAATAGCAGAGGGAAGAGAAATGAGGGATGAAGATAAGGCCGAAAATGGGCAGCTTAAAGGAAAAGAAA
This window of the Methanosarcina mazei S-6 genome carries:
- a CDS encoding serpin family protein, whose protein sequence is MSRIKIILLACMLALLFSGCVENSAVFEKNTATLKENTINADSVRGYDIASANNAFAFDMYSQLTQQVTGDYENILFSPYSISAAMAICYEGAENTTKEQISNVFYFPTNKTVLKVRLERINDRINSGSGDYELQTANALWIQEGYPVKEEYLFNVKKYYDGEVANLDFVRKPDDSRNTINEWVETRTSDKIKDLVPKSMITPDTRIIITNAIYFNGKWAYTFDKQLTEKRAFYPANGEEASVDMMYMYNNFNYGENSKAKIIELPYKGNDLSMYIVLPKDNNIKEFETEFTINDYTELKNEMDSTVNVDILIPKFKFETKTELSDSFVEMGVVDAFRQANFSGISNSPLKVSEVIHQTFIDVKEEGTEAAAATGVGMTVGMDFSWDSKQREFKADHPFMFFIEDRRTNCILFMGKVEYPEYKNDT